The proteins below are encoded in one region of Eubacterium sp. 1001713B170207_170306_E7:
- a CDS encoding 4Fe-4S binding protein — translation MESNQLKAVIDNCLQNSGLNGRSPETGAPDQGPDALQLFDPVLVGVAAADDPLFRRFQEPGVVGPHHRLPKDWLPGARSVVSVFLPYTEAVRAANREDKALPARAWLIGRIEGQQLIQGPLCGALMDALRAEGGEVAAPMLDPDFQSWSAADGPEEPGGLAFTSSWSERHAAYACGLGTFGLSRGIITERGMAGRFFSVVTTLVLTPSPRPDTGLYGDCTQCGACVQRCPAGAITLEGGKAHRPCAAYLDHTLELFSPRYGCGKCQTAVPCEARRPQKSGK, via the coding sequence ATGGAATCCAACCAACTTAAAGCAGTAATCGACAACTGCCTGCAAAACAGCGGCCTCAATGGCCGCAGCCCTGAAACCGGCGCCCCGGATCAAGGCCCGGACGCGCTCCAGCTCTTCGACCCGGTTCTGGTGGGCGTGGCCGCCGCGGACGACCCGCTGTTCAGGCGTTTTCAGGAGCCCGGCGTGGTAGGGCCCCACCACCGGCTGCCCAAAGACTGGCTGCCCGGCGCCAGGAGCGTCGTGTCGGTTTTTCTGCCCTACACCGAGGCCGTACGGGCCGCCAACCGGGAGGATAAGGCCCTGCCGGCCAGGGCCTGGCTCATCGGCCGGATCGAGGGCCAGCAGCTGATCCAGGGCCCCCTGTGCGGGGCCCTGATGGACGCACTCCGGGCCGAGGGCGGTGAAGTGGCCGCCCCCATGCTGGACCCGGACTTTCAATCCTGGTCGGCTGCGGACGGGCCAGAGGAGCCGGGCGGTCTCGCCTTTACCAGCAGCTGGTCCGAGCGGCACGCTGCCTACGCCTGCGGTCTGGGTACCTTTGGCCTTTCCAGGGGCATCATCACCGAAAGGGGCATGGCCGGACGCTTTTTCAGCGTGGTCACCACCCTTGTCCTCACACCCAGCCCGCGGCCCGATACCGGGCTGTACGGGGACTGTACCCAGTGCGGCGCCTGCGTGCAGCGCTGCCCGGCCGGAGCCATCACCCTGGAGGGCGGCAAGGCGCACAGACCCTGCGCCGCTTATTTAGACCACACCCTGGAGCTGTTCTCACCCCGCTACGGCTGCGGCAAGTGCCAGACTGCCGTGCCCTGTGAGGCCCGCAGGCCGCAAAAGTCCGGAAAATAG
- a CDS encoding YfjI family protein, whose product MKMDEKNVNLETMPKPPAEQPPEKALEVVLIDDDAEERERWKDKAGITLVPPKRLTSEPIIEEVDENGETHYRYGEATVEDFPAEIYYEGERRELKKEEYDEMLAAIRQVQAKEDGFRPLRPLEENTTLPRFPMENLPLPLLEYCKNLSESMEMSADLAGTAMLGTLAALLHGRYIISPEPGWEEPLCLFMLGVARPGEGKSHLMKAVTNPLFEHQTRLFKAYADKAITVEVRLDIARSAYEALRKECASLKGDQQEAKLIEMEDKLREIKALEKSAPPRLVANDVTSQKLAGLLQENKGRISIISAEGAVFSNIAGLYDSQPNFTNYLEAYSGDTIIVDRVGRPGEYINDPRLTMNLMVQPDVLDRVVKNKTLLERGLPARFLFSLPESRMGKRKIDGAPKLDMAVRKRYNDLLEELIAQAEEDTCEILTLSEDAAVLFKDFRKAADERSDGDLANLKEWTSKLPGQVLRLAGLMHVATYRSEAGEMPVDYFVMKDACGLAWGYYIDHARHAHQIMGADKNMEKARELLKALDQKNWTDFTAYEAARKLSSLGFKKGADAEVFLNILIDYGYLKIERDQSGKRVFYRYSVNPKWIAQSEDRPA is encoded by the coding sequence ATGAAAATGGATGAAAAAAACGTTAACCTGGAAACAATGCCAAAGCCGCCAGCGGAGCAGCCGCCAGAGAAGGCACTGGAGGTGGTGCTGATCGACGATGATGCAGAGGAGCGCGAACGGTGGAAGGACAAGGCCGGCATCACCCTGGTGCCGCCCAAAAGGCTGACCAGCGAGCCCATCATCGAAGAAGTGGACGAGAACGGCGAAACCCATTACCGCTACGGCGAGGCAACCGTTGAGGATTTTCCCGCAGAAATCTACTATGAGGGGGAACGGCGGGAGCTTAAAAAGGAAGAATACGACGAGATGCTCGCAGCCATCCGGCAGGTGCAGGCCAAGGAGGACGGCTTCAGGCCGCTGCGCCCGCTGGAGGAGAACACCACCCTGCCAAGGTTCCCCATGGAGAACCTGCCCCTGCCGCTTTTAGAGTATTGCAAAAACCTGTCCGAATCCATGGAGATGTCCGCCGATCTGGCCGGAACCGCCATGCTGGGCACCCTGGCCGCCCTTTTGCACGGACGCTACATCATCAGCCCCGAGCCCGGGTGGGAGGAGCCCCTGTGCCTCTTTATGCTGGGCGTCGCCCGCCCAGGAGAGGGCAAAAGCCACCTCATGAAGGCCGTCACCAACCCTTTGTTTGAGCATCAGACCCGGCTTTTCAAGGCCTATGCGGACAAGGCCATCACCGTGGAAGTGCGCCTTGACATCGCCCGCAGCGCCTACGAGGCCCTGCGCAAGGAGTGCGCCAGCCTGAAAGGGGATCAGCAGGAGGCCAAGCTCATTGAGATGGAGGATAAGCTGCGTGAAATCAAGGCGCTGGAGAAATCCGCGCCGCCCCGGCTGGTGGCCAATGACGTCACCTCCCAGAAGCTGGCCGGCCTGCTCCAGGAGAATAAGGGACGGATCAGCATCATCTCCGCCGAGGGCGCCGTGTTTTCCAACATCGCGGGCCTTTACGACAGCCAGCCCAATTTCACCAACTACCTCGAGGCCTACTCCGGGGATACCATCATCGTGGACCGGGTCGGCCGCCCCGGAGAGTATATCAATGATCCCCGCCTGACCATGAACCTCATGGTTCAGCCCGATGTGCTGGACCGGGTGGTAAAAAACAAAACCCTGCTGGAAAGAGGCCTGCCGGCCCGTTTCCTGTTCAGTCTGCCGGAGAGCCGGATGGGCAAGCGCAAAATCGATGGCGCGCCCAAACTCGACATGGCCGTCAGAAAACGCTATAACGACCTGCTGGAGGAGCTGATTGCCCAGGCAGAGGAGGATACCTGCGAAATCCTGACCCTGAGCGAGGATGCGGCTGTCCTGTTCAAAGACTTCAGAAAAGCCGCGGATGAACGGAGCGACGGCGATCTTGCCAACCTCAAGGAGTGGACCTCCAAGCTGCCCGGACAGGTGCTGCGCCTGGCAGGGCTCATGCACGTGGCCACCTACCGCAGCGAGGCCGGCGAAATGCCCGTGGACTATTTTGTGATGAAGGACGCCTGCGGCCTGGCCTGGGGCTATTATATCGACCATGCCCGCCACGCCCACCAGATCATGGGGGCGGACAAAAACATGGAAAAGGCCAGAGAACTGCTCAAGGCCCTTGACCAGAAAAACTGGACAGACTTTACCGCCTACGAAGCCGCCCGCAAGCTGAGCAGCCTCGGCTTTAAAAAGGGTGCGGACGCCGAGGTTTTCCTGAATATCCTGATCGATTACGGCTATTTGAAAATAGAGCGGGACCAGAGCGGCAAGCGCGTTTTCTACCGGTACAGCGTCAATCCCAAGTGGATCGCCCAGTCGGAGGACCGCCCCGCCTGA
- a CDS encoding response regulator transcription factor: MRRILIVEDERDIVKHLRVLLEEEGFSVTGAATRAEAQDALERQPFDLILLDLMLPDGSGYALCTEIRRREDTPLIFLTAMDDEASIVTGFDLGADDYITKPFKPMELVSRVKNSLRRSGRAQSVFQLGGLSVDTAGAAVRRDGQEVVLSALEYRLLLTLLNHRGEVLSRSRLLQEIWDASGDFVNDNTLTVYIKRLREKIEADPADPQIIKTVRGLGYKVEG, from the coding sequence ATGCGCCGAATATTGATCGTAGAGGATGAGCGGGACATTGTGAAGCACCTGAGGGTACTGCTGGAGGAGGAGGGCTTCTCGGTGACCGGGGCAGCCACCCGGGCCGAGGCTCAGGACGCCCTGGAGCGCCAGCCCTTTGACCTGATCCTCCTGGACCTGATGCTGCCGGACGGCAGCGGCTATGCCCTGTGCACCGAGATCCGCCGCCGGGAGGACACGCCGTTGATCTTCCTCACCGCCATGGACGACGAGGCCAGCATTGTCACCGGGTTCGACCTTGGGGCCGACGACTATATCACCAAGCCCTTTAAGCCCATGGAGCTGGTATCCCGGGTTAAGAACAGCCTCCGGCGGAGCGGCAGGGCCCAGTCCGTCTTTCAGCTCGGCGGCCTGAGCGTGGACACCGCCGGGGCCGCAGTGCGCCGGGACGGCCAGGAGGTGGTGCTCTCAGCCCTCGAGTACCGACTGCTGCTCACCCTGCTGAACCACCGGGGCGAGGTGCTGTCCAGGAGCCGCCTGCTCCAGGAAATATGGGACGCCTCCGGCGATTTTGTCAACGACAATACCCTGACCGTCTACATCAAGCGCTTGCGGGAGAAGATCGAGGCCGACCCGGCCGATCCGCAGATCATCAAAACCGTCCGGGGCCTGGGCTACAAGGTGGAGGGCTGA
- a CDS encoding ABC transporter ATP-binding protein, producing MEILRAEHLHKVYKNGSGRVEALRDVCLSAEKGELVAVTGPSGSGKSTLLHLIGGVEDPTAGTVHIGGVDIHRKTRAGLAVFRRRQIGLVYQFYNLIPSLSVEDNILLPLRLDGRRVNRDYLEELLCLLKLQDLAGQLPGALSGGEQQRAAIGRALIAAPVLVLADEPTGSLDRRGSQEIMGLFKISRQKYKQTIIIVTHDEDIARQADRRVEICDGRLAGAR from the coding sequence ATGGAAATTTTGAGAGCAGAGCATCTGCACAAGGTATACAAAAACGGCAGCGGCAGGGTAGAGGCCCTGAGAGATGTTTGCCTTTCGGCAGAAAAGGGCGAGCTGGTGGCTGTCACCGGACCGTCCGGCTCAGGAAAGTCGACCCTGCTGCACCTGATCGGCGGCGTGGAAGACCCCACCGCGGGCACTGTCCATATCGGTGGTGTGGATATTCACCGCAAAACCAGAGCCGGGCTGGCCGTTTTCAGACGGCGGCAGATCGGGCTGGTTTACCAGTTTTATAACCTGATCCCAAGCCTGAGCGTCGAGGACAACATTCTACTGCCGCTGCGCCTGGACGGGCGCCGGGTCAACCGGGATTATCTGGAGGAGCTGCTGTGTCTTTTAAAGCTCCAGGACCTTGCCGGGCAGCTGCCCGGAGCCCTTTCCGGCGGCGAGCAGCAGCGCGCCGCCATCGGCCGGGCCCTCATAGCGGCTCCGGTCCTTGTGCTGGCAGATGAACCCACCGGCAGCCTTGACCGCAGAGGCAGCCAGGAAATCATGGGGCTCTTTAAAATTTCCAGACAAAAATACAAGCAGACCATCATCATCGTGACCCATGACGAGGATATTGCCAGACAGGCAGACCGGCGCGTCGAAATATGTGACGGCCGCCTTGCCGGGGCGCGGTGA
- a CDS encoding response regulator has product MKIKAKKIISRCLAALLVLLCLCPAVSAAGQNEAGQTVLRVAFPESKGINETYEDGTHGGCVYDWLQEIAKYTGWKYEFVTGDSTELLEGFVAGEYDLMGGMYKVEGDAQNYNYPKYVMGTNSALLIYRNDDTTIKGFDNTTLNGKRIGVYDLAAAKIERLQKYLDFNNLSCELVHYDSYNAYADCLETGQVDLMLGGEVYMKDGYNVAAKFDSEPYYIVTAKDEPALCDELSAAMEAIYDANPNFAKEVYAQYFPDAYVNTISFTEEEQRFIGQSGPIRVSVVRDKYPLHYEENGTYVGIIPSCLELISQRTGLSFEYVYGDNYQELLDLVADGKADMASWFTNSDPSAAGLGLVRTTDFASLDTVTLRNKRSSESGAGQVMALPQGMDNQPASGQDSVRYYENYSQCMEAVDRGEADYTSIPAAFVEDLYAKNYYPNVYLMADMSAPEELTLALPEPVNVPLYSVLSKAINSLSDAERETIRQQSSLSIHEGPVSLKSVVYGSPVLVISICVGIIALAAAVLLVFNFYRTKEKVMRLELEKAVETSRAKSDFLSRMSHEIRTPMNGIMGMAAIARQNVDDREKTTDCLEKVESSSRHLLSLINDILDMSKIESGKVEFRQIPFNFKSVLNEICDIYYGQAEEKNVQFETVLVGSIAECLTGDPLRLKQIVGNLLSNACKFTPAGGRIELRVSEMSADDAVIWLSFEVSDTGCGIARESISHIFDSFEQADAGISANYGGTGLGLSIVRSFASAMGGSVTVDSEEGRGSVFRVRLPFGNPGQPELCFNGQGMSALLLAADPEVSGHIALVLKKLGIQTDAAASLKEAEALSAQGKAYSLYLVDGRLQSREILESIRRLRALAGPEARVYLLTASRMTGLKKEAAAAGATGVILRPLFPSTIAEALSGAGTGSGGQEAEEAWDFSGYRILLAEDNEINREIACELLGITGAVVDTAEDGQEALEKFAASGIGCYDLVLMDIQMPRMDGYEATRRIRGLDRPDSATVPIFAMTANAFTDDVNKSLESGMNDHISKPLDVSLLYRKIRDILQSE; this is encoded by the coding sequence ATGAAAATAAAAGCCAAAAAAATTATATCCAGATGCCTCGCCGCGCTGCTGGTTCTGCTGTGCCTCTGCCCGGCCGTGAGCGCCGCCGGACAGAACGAGGCCGGGCAGACCGTGCTGCGGGTGGCCTTTCCTGAGAGCAAGGGCATCAACGAGACCTACGAGGACGGCACCCACGGCGGCTGCGTGTACGACTGGCTTCAGGAGATCGCCAAGTACACCGGGTGGAAATACGAGTTTGTCACCGGTGATTCTACCGAGCTGCTGGAGGGGTTTGTGGCCGGAGAATACGACCTCATGGGCGGCATGTATAAGGTGGAGGGCGACGCGCAGAACTATAACTATCCCAAATACGTCATGGGCACCAACAGCGCCCTGCTGATCTACCGCAACGACGACACCACCATCAAGGGCTTTGACAACACCACCCTCAACGGCAAGCGCATCGGCGTGTACGATCTGGCCGCCGCCAAGATCGAGCGGCTCCAGAAATACCTGGATTTCAACAATCTCAGCTGTGAGCTGGTGCATTACGACAGCTACAACGCCTACGCAGACTGCCTCGAAACCGGCCAGGTTGACCTGATGCTGGGCGGCGAGGTCTACATGAAGGACGGGTACAACGTGGCCGCCAAGTTCGACAGCGAGCCCTATTACATCGTGACCGCCAAAGACGAGCCCGCCCTGTGCGACGAGCTCTCAGCCGCCATGGAGGCCATATACGACGCCAACCCCAACTTCGCCAAAGAGGTGTACGCACAGTATTTTCCCGACGCCTATGTCAACACCATCAGCTTTACCGAAGAGGAACAGCGCTTTATCGGGCAGAGCGGCCCCATCCGGGTGTCCGTCGTCCGGGACAAATACCCCCTGCATTATGAAGAAAACGGCACCTATGTGGGCATTATCCCCAGCTGCCTCGAGCTGATCAGCCAGCGCACCGGCCTGTCCTTTGAATACGTCTACGGCGACAACTACCAGGAGCTTCTGGACCTTGTGGCAGACGGAAAGGCCGACATGGCCAGCTGGTTTACCAACAGCGACCCCTCCGCCGCCGGCCTGGGCCTTGTAAGGACCACTGATTTCGCCTCCCTGGATACCGTGACCCTGAGGAACAAGCGCTCCTCCGAGTCCGGAGCCGGCCAGGTCATGGCGCTGCCGCAGGGCATGGACAACCAGCCCGCCAGCGGACAGGACAGCGTGCGCTACTATGAAAATTACAGCCAGTGCATGGAGGCCGTGGACCGCGGCGAGGCCGATTATACCAGCATTCCCGCCGCCTTTGTCGAGGATCTGTACGCCAAAAACTACTACCCCAACGTCTACCTCATGGCGGATATGAGCGCGCCCGAAGAGCTGACCCTGGCCCTGCCGGAGCCCGTCAATGTGCCCTTATACTCCGTGCTCAGCAAGGCCATCAACAGCCTGAGCGACGCAGAGCGGGAGACCATCCGCCAGCAGAGCAGCCTGTCCATCCACGAGGGCCCCGTGAGCCTGAAATCCGTGGTTTACGGCAGCCCCGTGCTGGTGATCAGCATCTGCGTGGGCATCATCGCCCTGGCCGCGGCCGTGCTGCTGGTGTTCAATTTCTACCGCACCAAGGAAAAGGTCATGCGCCTCGAGCTTGAAAAAGCCGTGGAGACCAGCAGGGCCAAGTCCGACTTCCTCTCCCGCATGAGCCACGAAATCCGCACCCCCATGAACGGGATCATGGGCATGGCGGCCATCGCGCGGCAGAACGTGGACGACCGGGAAAAAACCACCGACTGCCTGGAAAAGGTCGAGTCCTCCTCAAGGCACCTGCTGTCCCTGATCAACGACATTCTGGACATGTCCAAGATCGAGAGCGGCAAGGTGGAATTCCGGCAGATCCCCTTTAATTTTAAGAGCGTTCTGAACGAAATCTGCGATATCTACTACGGTCAGGCCGAGGAAAAGAACGTGCAGTTCGAGACCGTGCTCGTGGGCAGCATTGCCGAGTGTCTGACCGGCGATCCCCTGCGCCTCAAGCAGATCGTGGGCAACCTGCTCTCCAACGCCTGCAAGTTCACCCCGGCCGGCGGCCGGATCGAGCTGCGGGTGTCCGAGATGTCCGCCGACGACGCAGTGATCTGGCTCAGCTTTGAGGTCTCCGACACCGGCTGCGGCATCGCCCGGGAGAGCATCAGCCATATTTTCGACTCCTTCGAGCAGGCCGACGCTGGCATCAGCGCCAACTACGGCGGTACCGGCCTGGGCCTGTCCATTGTCCGGAGCTTTGCCTCAGCCATGGGCGGCAGCGTGACCGTGGACAGCGAGGAAGGGCGGGGCAGCGTTTTCCGCGTCCGGCTGCCCTTCGGCAATCCCGGCCAGCCCGAGCTCTGCTTTAACGGCCAGGGCATGAGCGCCCTGCTGCTGGCGGCCGATCCGGAGGTAAGCGGCCACATCGCCCTGGTGCTCAAAAAGCTGGGAATCCAGACCGATGCCGCCGCCAGCCTGAAGGAAGCCGAAGCCCTGTCGGCTCAGGGAAAAGCCTATTCACTCTACCTTGTGGACGGCCGGCTTCAGAGCCGTGAGATACTGGAATCCATACGCCGCCTGAGGGCGCTGGCAGGGCCCGAAGCCAGGGTTTACCTGCTGACCGCCAGCCGCATGACCGGGCTGAAAAAGGAAGCTGCCGCCGCCGGCGCGACCGGCGTGATCCTGCGGCCCCTGTTCCCGTCCACAATTGCCGAGGCTCTGAGCGGCGCCGGGACAGGCAGCGGCGGACAGGAGGCCGAAGAAGCCTGGGATTTCAGCGGATACCGTATCCTGCTGGCAGAGGACAACGAGATCAACCGTGAGATCGCCTGCGAGCTGCTGGGCATCACCGGAGCCGTGGTGGACACGGCCGAGGACGGCCAGGAGGCCCTGGAAAAATTCGCGGCCTCGGGCATTGGCTGCTACGATCTGGTCCTCATGGACATTCAGATGCCGAGAATGGACGGCTACGAGGCCACCCGCCGCATCCGGGGACTGGACCGGCCCGACAGCGCCACAGTGCCTATCTTCGCCATGACCGCCAACGCCTTTACCGACGACGTGAACAAAAGCCTGGAGAGCGGAATGAACGACCACATCTCCAAACCCCTGGACGTGAGCCTGCTCTACAGGAAAATAAGGGACATCCTCCAGTCAGAATAG
- a CDS encoding radical SAM protein produces the protein MNPYLKNVSRIEFSVTHRCQGRCRHCALGTDRTAGELTPEMAVAALEDAYEACSLLSVRTFGGEPLLCVPTVCALHQRAEALDVHSRELITSGCFTHDRALRAYTADRLEASGVNVILLSVDAFHSEHLPLRGQYGFARDLCAAGLGSATTLHPAWIDGLRGRNPYDRETVALLSRFEPLRLPVGEGNRVFPGGSAAVHLFGYFEQKPLDMDFQCGTTAYTQRLDAPTALAVDPDGSVRVCGFAIGNLHRQTMAAILKGYDPYRYAPMRALLEQGISGLITFAAQQGITVRPEACASPCALCRSVSRQLQ, from the coding sequence ATGAATCCTTATTTGAAGAATGTCAGCCGGATTGAATTCAGCGTGACCCACCGCTGCCAGGGGCGGTGCCGGCACTGCGCCCTGGGTACAGACCGGACTGCCGGGGAATTGACGCCTGAGATGGCTGTGGCGGCCCTGGAGGACGCTTACGAGGCCTGTTCGCTGCTCTCAGTGCGCACCTTTGGGGGCGAGCCGCTGCTGTGCGTGCCCACGGTCTGCGCCCTGCACCAGAGGGCTGAAGCCCTTGACGTGCACAGCCGGGAGCTGATCACCAGCGGCTGCTTTACCCATGACCGTGCCCTGCGGGCCTACACGGCGGACCGTCTGGAAGCCAGCGGCGTAAATGTAATCCTTTTATCCGTGGACGCCTTTCACAGCGAGCACCTGCCCCTCCGCGGGCAGTACGGCTTTGCCCGGGACCTGTGCGCTGCCGGGCTGGGCAGCGCCACCACCCTGCACCCTGCGTGGATCGACGGGCTCAGGGGCCGGAATCCCTACGACCGGGAGACTGTGGCGCTCCTCAGCCGTTTTGAGCCCCTCAGGCTGCCTGTGGGGGAGGGGAACCGCGTCTTTCCGGGGGGCAGTGCTGCGGTCCACCTCTTTGGGTATTTTGAGCAGAAGCCCCTGGACATGGATTTTCAGTGCGGCACGACAGCTTACACTCAGCGTCTGGACGCGCCCACTGCTCTGGCGGTGGACCCGGACGGCAGCGTGCGGGTGTGCGGCTTTGCCATCGGGAACCTGCACCGGCAGACCATGGCGGCCATCCTGAAAGGCTATGATCCTTACCGGTATGCCCCCATGCGGGCCCTGCTCGAGCAGGGGATCAGCGGCCTGATCACCTTCGCCGCCCAGCAGGGCATAACGGTGCGCCCGGAGGCCTGTGCGTCGCCCTGCGCCCTCTGCCGCTCAGTCAGCCGTCAGCTGCAATAA
- a CDS encoding ATP-binding protein: MKKRITIVFSVLIVLVTAFSGVFSYVIFKNAYYESTEGNLKSNSEYIVEDLMPAYIQTGDVSGLEHYANSTNQRINIIDVAGNVLFESLSGIGSLDNHLSRPEVQGAMEGQAATSVRYSDTIMKNMLYLAAPYYQDGQITHIVRIAVPLDVMEDVSYSIINNLIFVALASILIAIVIFALLLNNETRPLDEVTIFARRIARGDYKTKLTMIRDDKIGDLVDSLNTMAEQLDASFTKINRKNVELSSVLSSMNQGIIAVDRDNKIILINDTARRIFKIDLKKEIKGKNILEVYRDPFVYELQDKLAETEDGRLDYETRIEERIYKVTSSQIVDKGDQSYNGNIIILEDITMIKGLENIRRDFVANVSHELKTPITTIRGFIETIQENHITDEATLNRFYTIIADESERLTRLVNDILILSHLENNQRSGEDKREIIGVNQEMLRIFDILKMTADAKRIELRYQKEGDISVIINPDDFRQMMINLVDNAVKYTDEGGRVDVSVYENGAHFCILVEDTGCGIPEEDIPRIFERFYRVDKSRSKENGGTGLGLAIVKHIVQNNKGTIEVTSSVGIGTTFKVTLPKNCEVR; encoded by the coding sequence ATGAAAAAGCGCATCACCATTGTCTTTTCTGTACTCATCGTGCTGGTCACAGCCTTCTCCGGGGTATTCTCCTATGTGATCTTCAAAAACGCCTACTATGAATCCACCGAGGGCAACCTGAAAAGCAACAGCGAGTATATTGTCGAGGACCTGATGCCCGCCTACATTCAGACCGGGGACGTCTCCGGGCTGGAGCATTATGCCAACAGCACCAACCAGCGCATCAACATCATCGACGTGGCGGGAAACGTGCTGTTCGAGTCCCTGAGCGGTATCGGCTCTCTGGACAACCACCTGAGCCGGCCCGAGGTTCAGGGCGCGATGGAGGGGCAGGCCGCCACCTCGGTGCGCTACTCCGACACCATTATGAAGAACATGCTCTACCTGGCCGCCCCCTATTATCAGGATGGGCAGATAACGCACATTGTCAGAATCGCCGTGCCCCTGGACGTCATGGAGGACGTGAGCTACAGCATTATCAACAACCTGATCTTCGTGGCCCTGGCCAGTATTCTGATCGCCATTGTGATCTTTGCCCTGCTGCTGAACAACGAGACCCGGCCCCTGGATGAGGTCACCATCTTCGCCAGAAGGATCGCCCGGGGCGACTATAAGACCAAGCTCACCATGATCCGGGACGATAAGATCGGCGATCTGGTCGACTCTCTCAACACCATGGCCGAGCAGCTGGACGCGTCCTTTACCAAGATCAACCGCAAGAATGTTGAGCTGTCCTCCGTGCTGTCCAGCATGAACCAGGGCATCATCGCCGTGGACCGGGACAACAAGATCATTCTCATCAATGATACGGCCCGCAGAATCTTCAAAATCGACCTGAAAAAGGAGATCAAGGGCAAGAACATTCTGGAGGTTTACCGCGATCCCTTTGTGTACGAGCTGCAGGACAAGCTGGCAGAGACCGAGGACGGGCGGCTGGATTACGAAACCCGCATCGAGGAGCGCATCTACAAGGTGACCAGCTCCCAGATCGTGGACAAGGGCGACCAGAGCTACAATGGCAATATCATTATTTTAGAGGATATTACCATGATTAAGGGGCTTGAAAATATCCGCCGTGACTTTGTGGCCAATGTGTCCCACGAGCTCAAGACCCCCATCACCACCATCCGCGGCTTCATCGAGACCATTCAGGAAAACCACATCACCGACGAGGCGACTTTGAACCGTTTTTACACCATCATCGCCGATGAGAGCGAGCGCCTGACCCGCCTGGTCAATGACATTTTAATCCTCTCCCACCTGGAAAACAACCAGCGCAGCGGGGAGGACAAGCGGGAGATCATCGGTGTGAACCAGGAGATGCTGCGGATTTTTGACATTCTCAAAATGACTGCTGACGCCAAGCGCATCGAGCTGCGCTACCAGAAGGAGGGCGACATCAGCGTCATCATCAACCCTGATGATTTCAGGCAGATGATGATCAACCTGGTGGACAACGCGGTCAAATACACCGACGAGGGCGGCCGGGTGGACGTGTCGGTCTACGAAAACGGCGCGCATTTCTGCATCCTGGTAGAGGATACGGGCTGTGGCATTCCTGAGGAGGATATTCCACGCATTTTCGAGCGGTTTTACCGTGTGGATAAGAGCCGTTCCAAGGAAAACGGCGGCACCGGCCTGGGCCTTGCCATCGTCAAGCACATTGTCCAGAATAACAAGGGCACCATCGAGGTGACCAGCTCAGTCGGAATCGGCACCACCTTTAAGGTGACCCTGCCCAAAAACTGCGAAGTCCGTTAG
- a CDS encoding HAMP domain-containing sensor histidine kinase: MELFRNPEVHRLAGLYGLLTLLAAAGGWWISPLCALYVLAVCAAAGILFYRFTARRYRRLAALSLELDRILHGGGALCEIPDEEGELAVLQSALYKMTLRLRDQAEALEADKTALSAALADISHQLRVPLTTLGLLVPRLCSADTGYDSRCRLAGEAGSLLGRIQWLIDALLKLSRLEAGTVGFKQEPVSVSELIASAAAPLEIPMELREQTLCVAVDETLSFAGDFYWSVEAVGNILKNCMEHAPRGGRITVTAQESPMATEILIADNGPGIAPEDRPHLFERFYKGKDSAGDSAGIGLALSQTIFSRQNGSITAESPEGGGALFRIKIYKGWADSPQK; this comes from the coding sequence ATGGAGCTGTTTAGAAATCCCGAAGTGCATAGGCTGGCAGGGCTTTACGGCCTGCTCACCCTTTTAGCGGCGGCTGGCGGCTGGTGGATCAGCCCGCTCTGCGCCCTTTATGTGCTGGCCGTGTGCGCGGCGGCCGGCATCCTCTTTTACCGTTTTACGGCCAGACGCTACCGCCGCCTGGCTGCCCTGAGCCTGGAGCTGGACCGTATCCTGCACGGCGGCGGCGCCCTGTGCGAAATCCCCGACGAGGAGGGCGAGCTGGCCGTGCTGCAGAGCGCGCTCTATAAGATGACCCTGCGCCTGCGGGACCAGGCAGAGGCTCTGGAGGCTGATAAAACCGCCCTCAGCGCCGCCCTGGCCGATATCTCCCATCAGCTCCGCGTCCCGCTCACCACCCTGGGGCTGCTGGTGCCCCGGCTGTGCAGTGCGGACACCGGGTACGACAGCCGCTGCCGCCTGGCCGGAGAGGCCGGCAGCCTGCTGGGCCGTATCCAGTGGCTCATCGACGCCCTGCTCAAGCTGTCCCGACTGGAGGCCGGAACCGTGGGCTTTAAGCAAGAGCCCGTGTCCGTCTCCGAGCTGATCGCCAGCGCCGCCGCCCCGCTGGAGATCCCCATGGAGCTGAGGGAACAGACCCTTTGTGTCGCAGTGGATGAGACCCTGAGCTTCGCAGGGGATTTTTACTGGTCGGTGGAGGCGGTTGGCAATATCCTGAAAAACTGTATGGAGCACGCCCCCCGGGGCGGCCGGATTACCGTGACCGCCCAGGAAAGCCCCATGGCCACCGAGATTCTCATCGCCGACAACGGGCCCGGCATCGCGCCGGAGGACAGGCCGCACCTGTTTGAGCGTTTTTATAAGGGAAAGGATTCCGCGGGAGACAGCGCCGGCATCGGCCTTGCCCTGTCCCAGACCATTTTCAGCCGCCAGAACGGCAGTATAACGGCTGAGAGCCCCGAAGGCGGCGGAGCCCTGTTCCGGATCAAAATCTACAAAGGCTGGGCAGACAGCCCCCAAAAGTGA